In the genome of Longimicrobium sp., one region contains:
- the recN gene encoding DNA repair protein RecN: protein MLTELRIRNFALIDRLSVRLGPGLNVLTGETGAGKSIIVGALSLLLGERASSEVVRSGEERASIEGVFEVDGRDDLARLLDERGIEADEGVLVLKREVAAEGRSRAWVNGSPATASLLGEIGRMLVDLHGQHEHQTLLRRDEQRAILDAYAGNASLVAQVREAHGTVVDLRREVADLERRRREALQRADFLRFQSDEIEKAALRPGEEEELEDEARRLSHSEELTSLSGQLYDAVAGSDRSIVGELGHLSRAVDHLIRIDPSQQEVRELYDAAYYALQELGERMERYAQTVEHDPARLDEIRRRQDLIFRLRTKYGGTIEEVLQIGAAAREELDLIDGADFELGALQKRLGHAAAELERLAAELTARRTEAAARLAEEVARVLPELGMTGGRFEVARLPLAEPAAVGAEEIEFRVSLNRGFEPRALSFVASGGEMSRIMLALKTILARLDAVPTLVFDEVDAGIGGRVALQVGEKMREVAASHQVFAITHLPQIASRATTHLLVSKHERDGRTATEVAMLEDNGRVREIARMLGGDPESAVSLEHARELLERGVAVS, encoded by the coding sequence ATGCTCACCGAGCTGCGCATCCGCAACTTCGCGCTGATCGACCGGCTTTCCGTACGCCTCGGCCCGGGGCTCAACGTGCTCACGGGCGAGACCGGCGCGGGAAAGTCGATCATCGTGGGCGCCCTTTCGCTCCTGCTGGGCGAGCGGGCGTCCAGCGAGGTCGTGCGCAGCGGCGAGGAGCGCGCCTCCATCGAGGGCGTGTTCGAGGTGGACGGCCGCGACGATCTCGCCAGGCTGCTGGACGAGCGGGGGATCGAGGCGGACGAGGGTGTGCTCGTCCTCAAGCGCGAGGTGGCCGCCGAGGGCCGCAGCCGCGCATGGGTGAACGGCTCGCCCGCCACCGCGTCGCTGCTGGGCGAGATCGGGCGGATGCTGGTGGACCTCCACGGCCAGCACGAGCACCAGACGCTGCTGCGGCGCGACGAGCAGCGCGCGATCCTCGACGCCTACGCGGGGAACGCATCGCTCGTCGCGCAGGTGCGCGAGGCGCATGGGACTGTCGTCGACCTGCGCCGCGAGGTGGCCGACCTGGAGCGCCGCCGCCGCGAGGCGCTGCAGCGCGCCGACTTCCTCCGCTTCCAGTCCGACGAGATCGAGAAGGCCGCGCTCCGCCCGGGCGAGGAGGAGGAGCTGGAGGACGAGGCGCGGCGCCTCTCCCACTCCGAGGAGCTGACCTCGCTCTCCGGCCAGCTCTACGACGCCGTCGCCGGCTCCGACCGTTCCATCGTGGGCGAGCTGGGGCACCTGAGCCGCGCGGTCGACCACCTGATCCGCATCGACCCGTCGCAGCAGGAGGTCCGCGAGCTGTACGACGCGGCGTATTACGCGCTCCAGGAGCTGGGCGAGCGGATGGAGCGCTACGCGCAGACGGTGGAGCACGACCCCGCGCGTCTCGACGAGATCCGCCGCCGCCAGGACCTGATCTTCCGCCTGCGCACCAAGTACGGCGGGACGATCGAGGAGGTGCTGCAGATCGGCGCCGCCGCGCGCGAGGAACTGGACCTGATCGACGGCGCCGACTTCGAGCTCGGCGCGCTGCAGAAGCGCCTCGGCCACGCGGCCGCCGAGCTGGAGCGCCTGGCCGCCGAGCTCACGGCGCGGCGGACCGAGGCGGCCGCGCGGCTGGCGGAAGAGGTCGCCCGCGTCCTTCCCGAGCTGGGGATGACCGGGGGGAGATTCGAGGTCGCGCGGCTGCCGCTGGCCGAGCCGGCGGCCGTGGGCGCGGAGGAGATCGAGTTCCGCGTGTCGCTCAACCGCGGGTTCGAGCCGCGCGCGCTCTCGTTCGTGGCCAGCGGCGGCGAGATGTCGCGCATCATGCTGGCGCTCAAGACCATCCTCGCGCGCCTCGACGCGGTCCCCACCCTGGTGTTCGACGAGGTCGACGCGGGGATTGGCGGGCGGGTGGCACTGCAGGTGGGCGAGAAGATGCGCGAGGTGGCGGCCAGCCACCAGGTGTTCGCCATCACCCACCTGCCGCAGATCGCCTCGCGGGCGACCACGCACCTGCTCGTCAGCAAGCACGAGCGCGACGGCCGCACCGCGACGGAAGTGG